TCTTctccatcctcatcctcatcctccttctcctcttcctcctcttcctccttctttccctctccaaaTTACCCGGCCCTAGGCTTTGGTCAGCAGACCAGGCAGACTGCCCTCTAGTTAGGCTCCGGCAGACCCCAGCACCCCAATGCCTCCGGGTTTCCTTGTACCTCTTTCCAGTCATCCCCCTCGACCCACTATCGGCTGGGAACTCACCTATATTTGGCAGCGGCGGGGAGGGCCGAGGGCTGCCCGCGCCCAGGAGTCCCAGGGCCCAGAGCAGCGCCAGCCGCATGGCCGCGGAGCTCCGGGCCGGACGAGGGCAGCAGGTGCGGGGCTATGCGTGGAGGAGCAGCCGCGGCCCCGCCGGACACCAGCTCCGCTCAGAGCAGCCCCtaggccccgccccgccccgtcTGAGGCCCCGCCCCACCCCGTCTGAGGCTCCGCCCCTACCGCCCAGCTCAACCTCTTTCCGGCAGCTACCGGGATCAGCTTGGACACCACAAGGCTCCTGCCTTCCCTCCATCCTGCCTCCGATCTGTGGCCCGGCTTCGTGCGCATTGTGCGGGCCGGTTCTTCCGGCTCACTCAGTCCCCGATCCCTGCAAAGCACCAGCCGCAGGAGCGTACATCACATTTTATTAAGCAAGAAAGCGGGCAGCATCCCTTCATTCGCCATATACAGCGTCGTCGTTGCTGTCGCTGTGGGCGGATGAAGAGAGCTCCTCGCGGGGCGTGCACACCGGGCACCGCCGTTGCATGTCGTCCCAGCACGACCGGCAGTACAGGGCCTTGCAGTTCGGTGTGGGGCACACGTAGGACTCGGGCGTCTCCGGTGCTTGACATACCACGCAGCGCAGACGCGTCAAGCGTCGCAGGAGAGGGCACCGGCGGTACAGAGCGTCCACCAGGTAGTGGCGCTGTTGGGAGACGAGGTGGTTTGGTTAATGCCAAGTGGGCTGAGCAGCAGAAAGGTATGTCAGGGGCACTGGGCAGCTCTTAATGTATtaagtcccaaggcctgacagtgCTATATTGGAAGAAGCTGGAGTGGACAAGAAGAACCGTGGAGGGTGAGAGTGATACAGAAGTGAGTCCAAAGAGTCTCCTTTTCCTCCATGATGGAATGTGGAGCCTAGCGTGCCCAAACTCACTTCCCGAGGATGACCCACGACAACTATTATGTACGCTCATAGAGCAGCTTGATTTGGGTCTTACGATGAGGCTTACAAGGGAGGAGGGCAGACAGATTATGGTAATTTACACCTTAcaggtgggctggagaggtggttcagtgcttaagaaccttgactgctgttccagaggaccggattggaatcccagcacccacccacatagcgctaacaactgtctgtaacttgagttccagggaatctgatgatcttctggccttcctggacACTAGCCACCCATGagggcaaaataaataaattaaaaaataaaactcagaaaaaTGGTGTAACTTAAGATCCTAAGTCAGATCTGAGTCAAACCTGGCAGGAACCACATTGCAAGCTTTGCTGTCATTCCTCTCAGTGGCTCACTTTCCGAATACTGTTTTCATACAGTTGCCAGGAATCCTTCAGACCATTGCCTAAGACATCCCAGCCCCGCcccccccgtcccccccccccccccccccccccagataagGAGCAGATGTGGCCTTGCCCTTCAGAGCACTCCCAGGTCCGTTTCTAGCCttgctctgcctccccagctcctgcCATGTTCCCGCACTTGGCTTTTCCCTTAGCTTAGCCTTTGGCCTTGGCCTCCCCTTCGGTCTCTGAGTTTTCTCACACCCTGTTCCTTAGAACACATATCCTTCCTACTTCATCTAGCCGTTCAAGTTCAGTTTACTTCAGGGCCAAGTCAAGGAACCCCAGCCCGCTGATGCCATgttcatgtgtgctgtggcatgtgtgtgctagtcaggggacagcttgtgggagtcctctccttctaccaggtgcatggactcgaactcaggtcatcaggcttggctcaGCAACAGAGCTCATGCCTTCTGTTCCATCCCCAACACCCTCTGTGTGCACTTGCtcagtcctgtgtgtgtgtgttgttgttgatgatgatgttttcgttaccatctctctttctttttttttttttttttttttttttggattctctgtgtagtcctggctgtcctggaactcactctgtagactaggttggcctcgaactcagaaatccacctgcctctgtctcccaagtgctgggattaaaggcgtgcgccaccactgcccggcaaccaTCTCTCTTTCTGGTGAGAGAGTTGATGTTGTTTGCTCAGGGCACAGCGTGGCAGCTAGCATGCATGTGGAATGGTACTCTCATGCCAGCATCAGTGAAGTAAAACCATTCTAACAACTGAACAGATGAAGTACTTTACACCGACttacagaacagagaaagcaaGGCCCGGCAGTTGGGTAGGGTCACACAGCTGTCATATAATGGCAGAGATGGAGCTGAATTCAAACCAAGGCTTCTCTGGCAGCCAACCCCAATACCACTCTTCCAACTCCGAAGAATGCCTCACAGACCTGTCTACACTCTCTCTTCTTCCAAGGGGAGAACAGACACAATGAGGACCCCGGGCTCCTACGGCTTCAGAAAGTGTAAATGGAAACCTGGTTCCAATTCTGTGTCTTCCAAAGACTGCATGTTCCCTCCTGAAACCCTATTGAGCCCTGACCACCTgcctcctctccactctctgcaacCACCTTGGGCTTGTCTGTGGTCTCTTTCTGATGGTGTCACTGCTGCCCTACAAACAGACCATCAGACCTCACTTTCTCCTCTGCCACTTCCTGAAGGCCCATGCATGTTCCGAGCTGTGTTGAGTATTGCGTTCCAGAGACAGACAGCCCTGACCTACCCTGCATCTGCCAGACCCACTCGGCTCCAATAGGCCTTGGGACCCAACTGCCAAAACCACTCAGCTTCAATAGGCCTGGGACACTGAGGGTGCTGGGTATactaaaaaggatgtcccttctCTGAGAGTCTTCAGACCCTGTAGAGAGCTGCCAGGCTTGATAGGGACTGTACTTACTGGAGCTGTCTGCCTCCGGGCCCGCCGAACAATGGCGGCCCTCCTCAGTTTAGTGAAAGCTGACCTCTTCCTCAGTAGCTCATTGTAGAGGAACAGAACCCGCTTCTTCTCTCGCTGAGGGGTTGGGTGGGAAGCAAGAGGAACGGTGAGAGTGATAGAGCAGGGGAGGACACGGGTGGtaaggaggggtgtgtgtgtgtgtgtgtgtgtgtgtttaagggtGGAGTTGTGTGCCAGTTCACCTTGGGGAAGTAGAAGGCCGTAATGACTCTCCGGAGTCGGTAGCCAAAGGCCTGAGCTAGGCAGATACACATAAGCAGGAAGGTTGGCAGTGAAGCTGTAAAGTAACTCCTGGCACTCAGGCCAGTGGGTCGGGGCAGGCAGGCTGGGGGAGAAGGCAGACTATCATCAGCAGTCTGGTCAGTGGTACCCGTAAGAGGTACAGGGTGGACTTCCAGTTTGACtcccctgcctcttctcttccatCTTGCATAGCTTCTCTGTAAATACCATAGCTACTTACTatctgtcccccaccccaccatcagCACCTCTGGAGGCTGCTTGATTTCGGTTTCATTGTGGCAGAAAGGTCTACTGGACAAGGAGGCAAGACTTCAAAGCTCTGGCAACCATTTTTCTCTGATCTAAGCTCGCTTGGGCTCTGATCTTTCCAGTTCATGCCAGACCTCGTCTCTGCTCTTGTGAAGTCCAATCTTCAACCCTACCCTATCCAGATTGCACGCTAGCCCTATCCAGATTGCACGCTAGCCCTCAGCTCCACGGATGCCAGCCTTTCCCGCTCACGCATGTTGTTTGTTTCCACTTCTGTATTCGTGGAGGTGTTCAAAGCTCCGATGGTTTTTCGAAGAAGCCTGGCGAGCATGGAGTCTCCCTCAACCTTTACCTCCAGTTTGTGACTGCCTGGTCAGAGTGGAGAGAGGGTTTCCGGTGAGAGCTGCAATCATGGGGCTGAGGCTTttcttgggagacagagggaaaggatgcagaaaaggaaggaagaggtatGGGAGACTGGAGGGGGTTGCCCCTTGGACTCACTGCGAAAAGAGTACTGCAGGAAGGAGTGGCGGCTGATGGTGTCAAAGACAGAGTAGAGTGCCCAGTCGATGGCGAAcagaaccagcagcagcagcaggatagGTAGTGTTTCTAGGAGCTCCCTTACCTGTAGGGAGCCCGGGAAGGGAGAGTTGGCCCTATGCCCTGGCTTGGAGCTTGGAGtgttctctgccctttgccctCCACCCTTAGAGTCCTACTGACAAGTTGCCACCCATCCCCAGACCCACTCCCCGCTCCAGTCTCACCACATTGCGCATTTCTGAGGCCTGGATAGAAGCCTTGAAAGGGAAGATAACAGATTTCATTTCTGCCTTGCGGAGTGGCAACAGACTCTGTTTGCCCTGAAAAAAAGTTAAGAGGTCTTGCTGCTCTTTCAATggtcccaggttcagttcccaacacccacatcaggtggcttgaaactgcctgtaactccggttacaggggatccaacacccactGCTAGTCTCTGAGGGCACTATACATATGGTATACAAAGAGACAAGCAGGCATATACCCatacaaaaaatttttaaatatctttatagATAAAAATACTAAGGGCCCTCATTCTCCACACAGGGCACAATAAAGCATCTTCTGGAAGGGTTGAGTTCCCTCACCAGCTTCTTCCTGCGCTCATCAATCTGATAGAAATAGGTGCTGATGTAGATGTTGTCAAAGCGGATGTTCCAGTTGTAGTTATCCATGTAGGAGAAGGCTCTGTGAGGGAAAGGCAGGGCTGTCTCCACCTTTCTGCATCAGTGTCTCCCCATCCACACCCAACCATGGGCTTCCGTTAGACACAGTCATCAGATCAACTCATTCCCCGAGCATCCCTGTGTCTGGAGCCTGGGCCAGGTGACCTGGTAATGAAGGAAGCAGGCTTCCCTGCCTTCTAGCTGTGTTGTGCAGCAGAGGTCCACCTATGCGATGGCTGAGACCCGACAGAGGAGGGAGGGCGTGGGCAGTCTGTGAGTTTGGGGCAGACATTTGTCTTGCAGGAAGAATGAAATAGATGCACGGAATCAGAAAACTCTTCAGAGTGCAGGAATCACTCAGGACCATGGCTCTCAtgttaagtttgtttgtttgtttgttattttgttctCTACGtcttctgcttgctttcttcctttctttctttctttctttctttctttctttctttctttctttctttctttttttgtagccctggctgtcttggaactcactctgttgacgaggctggcctcgaactcagaaatccacctgtctctgcctcccaagtgctgagattaaagcgtgtgccaccactgcccggcctgtctCTACTTCTTGAGTTCTGAGACTAAAGGAGATATCCACCATGCCCTCCAGTTTTACCTGCTGTACACCTCAAACAAAACCCATATCCAGACACCTCCTGTCTCTCCAGAACACCCTGCCCTTCCTGACTTCCCTTGAGCTGTGTGTGgagacatatgtatatatatgtgagtgttttcTGTATAGTTCCCAAAGTCCCCCATAGTACTTGCTtcctaagaaaaaaattctaattgtGAAAACATGTTAAAATTGCAGAaatatgtctcaaaaaacaaaaaattgcaGAAATATGTTAAACTGCAAAATATGAAACATAAATCCCACTTATGAAGAACAATGCCACTGGGAGTCTTCAGAAAATGCAAAGATAGACTGGGGCGCCCCCTTGTGGAAAGACCTACTACTGCAGCATTGAGTTTTCTTTGCTGgagacatcccttccccccaGCTCTGTCCTGTTTCTGAGTGATCTCACCCAGGTTGAAAGCCTGGCAGCGACTTTAgactctcccttccctctccaaaCTTGGCTTTCAGAACAGCAGCATCTTTccacttccttccattttggaCTATCTTCCTGCCTTGCGTCACTCTGTCCTCATTCCCTAACCTTTGACCTAGCCTGGCCTCTGCCCCTGTGCCTCCTCTTCGCCCCCCCTCCTCCGTCTCCATCTTGTGGCCACCTTCCTGTTCAGGGCCTTCCTGCAGAGCTTTCCAGACTCTTCTAGCCAAGCCACCATCAGTTCAGCCCTCCACCCAGCCACTGCCCTGTATACTGCAGATGTGGAGGGCCTAAATCAGAACACCAACCATCCCTCTGTTGACCACAGATCCTACCTGCAGCCTTCTGGGGCATAGCTATGGCACCCCTATGGAACCTCCATATCTCCCACACCTGTCCCCACACCCAGTCCATACTATGGCCCTTGAGCCATCTGTGTTTTGTGAGTGTCTTCTTTTTCACCATCTCAACTAGACAAGGAATGTCTCCAGGGTAGCAATATGGCTTGTTCACCTTTGTCCTCCCACAGGGCCCTAGCTACCTAATCATTCACTTGGAGCCACTCTAGCCTGAAGAACAGGGACAGACAACAAGGGTCCCTATGGCTGCCCTTGTCCATTTCCTGCCCAGCTCGGactctggaggtggaggaaaagaggagaaggtcCAGAAGTCAGTGGGAGAACCTGAGCACAGTGAGAGCCAGGGCAGCCCCAGGGACACCGAAGCTGGGTAGGGTTGCAGACTTTGTTctagatggaaggaaagaagctgCCAACACAGCAGGCAGGAGAGAATGAAAGCAAGACTAGGTGATAAAAATGGCTCACAAAGTCAGAGTCAAGAGGAATGTGAAGGGCAAGGGGAAAAAGTCTACAGTCAAAGCTAAATGTGTGTGGGGGAAGCCAGGGTTCGGATGGGTGCTGGAAGGAGGCAGGTCAGTGAAGACCGTTgctttttttaagacagaaggAACACGGGTAATCTCTCTTCTTACAAAATGTTCACATGCCCATTAGCCGTGAAAACAGGCAAATCAGAGTCAGATTCCAAATTAGGGGTGTCAGTTCTGCATCTCTTATACCAGGGCTCTCACCCAGGGTGGAGGAAGGGGCAACAGGTGGGGCTGGTGACTCACGAATGGAAGACCAGCAGGAAGGTGCAGGACAGGAGCACATGCAGCAGCCCCACAGCCCAGTGCAGACGGGCCTCCTGCTGCTGAACGTAGCCCCGCACCTCGATGCTCACATGCTCCCAGCTCGTGTCGAGACCCACCACTGCAGACTGATTCTGTTCCTGGGAAGGGAGCAAGTGCACACAGCCTGCTACAGTCTCACCATATCCCACCAGCCTCTTGGCACATTTCTACTGGCACCCTACTTAAGCCCCTGATTCTCCGAGGACCTCCAGGAGCTGCCCCTTCACTTGCTCACCAGTCTCTGTGACAATCTAGCTTCCCTGTACCCACATTGACACCATCTCATGCCTGGCTATTCACCCACCCCCAAGCCAGACATGTATGTTCCACAGGCTGGCGTGATTTGTCAGGTTAGTCACTCCAGCTCCACACGCAGACACCTTGTCCCTGGGCCTCTCTCTTGTCCTTCTGTCTGCTTTGATCCTGGCCTGGatgtctcccttcctcccctcctggtGTCTGCACCTCTCCCTCTTCCACACCTTGGCCTCCTACCTTAATGTCAATATGGGCTGAAAAGTCTCCAGAGAGACCATGAATAGACTGGTTGACCGAGTCATAGGTTTGCCCAAAGTTGCCTTCCACAGGGATGCGTTTGCGACACCAGATCTCcatcactggtggacagtggggccaAGTCAGGGCCTCTTCATCCAGGCTGCATCCCAGGCCTGGCTGCCCTCCCTTGAGCCTCTTTATCTAGGAATTTCTGCCCTTGACTTTCCACGGCGCCCACTCCTCCCTCTGTGAGCCCTGGGTTCTCCCACCCGGCAACATGGCCTGACGCCCCACTCCCATTTTTACATCTATCCTTAACCATACCAAATACTATTCATGGTATCCAGCATTTCTAGAGCAGTTCCTCTGGGTACCACTCCTGTTAGGACTTGGCATGCATCAGCCCATTAAGTTTCAAAACCCTTACGGGGATGAGAACTATTATTATCCTGGTCTTtccagtggagagatgggaggcagagtgTGGCTGGAACTCATCTTCACTACAGAGCCACGAGTAGGGTGTGAGTTCACGTACCCACAGCACCTACACTCTACACCTACCTGTGTTCTTCCTGACTTTTACCTATTGTGGTCACCAAGGATTCACCTCCTTGAATCCAGGGGACCCTTCTGCACCATCCTGCCACTAACCCTTGGCAATGCTACAGAAGAACTTGAACTTCATGGGCAGGCAGAGCAGGTTGTTAATGAGTGGGGCCTGGATGCGCTGCATGCACTGCCGATACTTCTTATCAAACCAGCGGTGGCAGCTGTGGATGGCCTTGTTCACTACATCTATAGCAGAAAGACAGAGGTGTCTGGGCCTCCCATGCTTTGATTTAGAGCCTGGCCCCAAAGTCTGCCCCACCTGTGCCCTGCTCAGGAAGACTCCTCACGGGTGCAACGTAGCTTGGTCCTCAGCTCATACACCATCTGTGTGGAGAGGTAGGGTCGGGCTCGGGAGGCTCCGAGAGCCTCTGTGCCTGGTTCTATGTTCATGTCCTCAGATGAGTAGCCAATGTCACTCTTCACCTGCTCATCCAGGTCCTCAAAGGAGGTAGAGACATTCAGAATCTCTGTTTTCAATGAATCTTTGCTGCTCTGGGGTTTGGAAGgtgggaggaagcagagagagggaattACAGACTCGACCTCCCAATTTGTCTCCTGGCAATGCTCTTACCCACACCCTACAGGGGTCTAGGCTTGAGACAAAGCACCCCACTGGTACCCTACAACTCACAAGCTCTGTAGCCTTTCCACACTCCTCAGACCCTCAACTTTTCCTGgggcctctctctttctccatccttatTGCTCAGTGGTTCCCGTAACTGTGAAGGTTGCTTGCTGCTTCAATGCTAGTCTCCCATAGCCccatggcctcccctcccccaatcctcATCTCTTTATCATTCCCAACCCCCTAGCCAATAGCCCCCGAATATTTTATTCTCTGATCCTCTGGACTTCAAAAGTCAATATTCCGAATTTCCCAACATTCTAGTTCAGCTGCAGAGCTGAGCGAGTCCTGCTCATGTGGTTATCTGGAAGCATACAGGTATGTGATGGATGTCCCTCGGGTATGTTGATCTGGCTTTTAACACCCCAGGATCAGGAAGGGCTCTGCAATGTTTGGAGATAGTGGTACAAAATATACTAGGAGCATTCCTGCTAGAAGACCATAGGTCCAGGGCTGTGTTCCTAGACCAACTCAACTCAGTCTTGGGTTTAGGGTGCTGACCAGCATGTCTTTGATCACTGCCCGCAAAGGGGCTGTGGAGATACGCCAGGCAGCTCGGGTGTTGTTGATCTGCAGCTCCACGGTGCAGCCCAGGGATGCTACCACCTCGTTGATGTTGGACTGTAGATTGGCCACCGGCCCTAGCAGAAGAGATCCAGTAGGTCACCTTCCTACAGAGGTTGTCCCCTCTTAGAGCCACCCCTAGCACCTTCTCTGCATGCAGACCACCTACTAGACTACAGGCCACCTACCTTCTAGGGCTGTGTAATGACAGGCTTGAGCAAGTCTATGAGGGATCTTGTTCAATCATTGTCTTTTCAGCCCCATAAATTAAGGAGGCCAAGATGCGGAAAGACACTCTCTGAGAAATGCAGCAagttggaacacacacacacacacacacacacacacacacacacacacacacattctttctcctctttcagcaACATGACCCCCACTGGATGGTCTGCCCAGGGTTACTGCTTTGGCATCACCAACTGGCACTTTGGGGGAGCTACTCCTCACCTTTGTAGATAGCAGCCAAAGCATATCCCATGACAAAGAGTCTGCCTTCTTTGCCCAGCATCTTGGGTACCAACAGGAGACTGGCACAGCGGATGTGAGGGGAGGTCCCCCAGCCTATGGCCCCTAAGCCTATTGGGATATCCAGAACATGGGAGATAAAGTAAGGAGACAACCACGAATGCCATTCATCGGGCATTCACATGCCCTACCCTTCCCCTGGATCTATTCTGCCCTCATCTTCATTTACACCTGCTCTGATAGACTTCTCAGGcccaattcattcattcatttgttcattcattcattcactagcCACTTATAGAGCACAGCTGTGCGTCTGTCTCAGCAAGATCCTGAGGAGATGATGAGGGATAGATAGAAAAGTCATGATCACACATGTGTGGGTGTGACGTGGGTGCCAGGCTGGACGCATATTTATGTTAGGTGATGAGGGAGCAGAGCAGGCAAAGGAGATGTTGAGGAAATCGGCATTGATGGGCAAGGTGGTCAGAGGAGCAGTTAGCTACCTCCCTGGACATTTCTGGTGTTCTACACACATCCACAGCACTCAAGTCCTCATCCTTCCCATGTGGTAGACCTTAATCATGTGTGTGGTTGGTAGGTTACAGCAGAGGCACATGTAGTCTCTGCATGGAGACAGTGAGCTCCATGAAGCTCATAATcctaagagaaagacagacatgtaAACAAATGACTACCACAGGACAGACGTGCTCAGTACACCAGGGAGGGGCTTATGGGGAGAACTGTGGAGCCAAGG
Above is a genomic segment from Arvicanthis niloticus isolate mArvNil1 chromosome 4, mArvNil1.pat.X, whole genome shotgun sequence containing:
- the Dcst1 gene encoding E3 ubiquitin-protein ligase DCST1; translated protein: MSFLSSTFHRLGIFEKISGIKESLKNWLLNITQQQHRAEGQQRKRPHTIIQGLLRWGLPVSWSRFLHRQPGEFPATAFLLGAGTGGLLAIGLFQLLVNPMNIYEEQKVVALYGLASLGAIGWGTSPHIRCASLLLVPKMLGKEGRLFVMGYALAAIYKGPVANLQSNINEVVASLGCTVELQINNTRAAWRISTAPLRAVIKDMLSSKDSLKTEILNVSTSFEDLDEQVKSDIGYSSEDMNIEPGTEALGASRARPYLSTQMVYELRTKLRCTHVVNKAIHSCHRWFDKKYRQCMQRIQAPLINNLLCLPMKFKFFCSIAKVMEIWCRKRIPVEGNFGQTYDSVNQSIHGLSGDFSAHIDIKEQNQSAVVGLDTSWEHVSIEVRGYVQQQEARLHWAVGLLHVLLSCTFLLVFHSAFSYMDNYNWNIRFDNIYISTYFYQIDERRKKLGKQSLLPLRKAEMKSVIFPFKASIQASEMRNVVRELLETLPILLLLLVLFAIDWALYSVFDTISRHSFLQYSFRSSHKLEVKVEGDSMLARLLRKTIGALNTSTNTEVETNNMPCLPRPTGLSARSYFTASLPTFLLMCICLAQAFGYRLRRVITAFYFPKREKKRVLFLYNELLRKRSAFTKLRRAAIVRRARRQTAPRHYLVDALYRRCPLLRRLTRLRCVVCQAPETPESYVCPTPNCKALYCRSCWDDMQRRCPVCTPREELSSSAHSDSNDDAVYGE